A genomic window from Candidatus Methylomirabilota bacterium includes:
- a CDS encoding ATP-binding protein: MRLALKIFLANSLVILILVGVAAWTLTEVARLIAADRQIAIRGADALRLEASLRERVGQAHRLEMRHLIFGDREYAEVSSLEALRIQKGLELLGSLLATEPERAQWHEAVQAFGRYRAAVARGHELRARGNLPRATRVLESEAGQAADRVIAALDRLMDLTQAALNEGQLQATLALGQVQSDVTRFREHTWTAVVVALIVAVLVALLGTAAIAVRMTRSLRRLAAATTALAEGSFGEPVPVETGDEIGALARSFNSMAARLREVDALKEQFYATMSHELRSPLTSAREAAHLLQQGGPGPLTAKQEKLLAIIHGSADRLLRLVSQVLDLSRLNAGMLPLDRRPFDLERTVRHAVKELRIQARERGVALIHDSGPGPFELFGDEDRIVEVLVNLMANAIRFTPTGGTVAVRLQDAGPEMRLEVEDTGVGIPADALPFVFDRYRQAHSGRGGTGLGLAIVRGVVEAHGGRVGVESEEGKGCRFTVMLPRHAASSVPGEGPGHP; this comes from the coding sequence ATGCGGCTCGCCCTCAAGATCTTCCTGGCCAACTCCCTGGTCATCCTGATCCTGGTAGGAGTGGCCGCCTGGACCCTCACCGAGGTGGCCCGGCTGATCGCCGCCGACCGGCAGATTGCGATCCGCGGGGCCGATGCCCTGCGCCTCGAGGCGTCGCTGCGCGAGCGGGTCGGCCAGGCGCACCGCCTGGAGATGCGGCATCTGATCTTCGGGGACCGCGAGTACGCGGAGGTCTCGAGCCTCGAAGCGCTCCGCATCCAGAAGGGACTCGAATTGCTGGGAAGCCTCCTGGCCACCGAGCCCGAGCGAGCCCAGTGGCACGAAGCGGTGCAGGCGTTCGGACGGTATCGCGCGGCCGTGGCCAGGGGTCACGAGCTCCGCGCGCGAGGCAACCTGCCTCGGGCGACGCGGGTGCTCGAGTCCGAGGCCGGGCAGGCGGCCGACCGCGTGATCGCCGCGCTCGACCGCCTCATGGACCTGACGCAGGCGGCCCTCAACGAAGGCCAGCTCCAGGCCACCCTCGCCCTGGGCCAGGTGCAGAGCGACGTGACCCGGTTTCGCGAGCACACCTGGACGGCCGTGGTCGTTGCGCTCATCGTGGCCGTCCTCGTCGCGCTCCTCGGCACGGCGGCCATCGCCGTGCGCATGACGCGCTCACTCCGCCGCCTGGCCGCCGCCACCACCGCCCTGGCCGAGGGCTCGTTCGGGGAGCCGGTGCCCGTCGAGACGGGTGACGAGATCGGCGCCCTGGCCCGGTCCTTCAACAGCATGGCCGCCCGGCTCCGCGAGGTCGACGCCCTCAAGGAACAGTTCTACGCGACCATGTCACACGAGCTCCGGTCGCCGCTGACCTCGGCCCGGGAAGCGGCCCACCTCCTCCAGCAGGGCGGCCCCGGGCCACTCACGGCGAAGCAGGAGAAGCTCCTCGCCATCATCCACGGGAGCGCGGACCGCCTGCTCCGGCTCGTGAGCCAGGTGCTGGATCTCTCCCGGCTGAATGCGGGGATGCTTCCGCTCGACCGCCGTCCGTTCGACCTGGAGCGGACCGTCCGGCACGCGGTGAAGGAGCTGCGCATCCAGGCCCGGGAACGCGGGGTCGCCCTGATCCACGACAGTGGACCGGGCCCGTTCGAGCTGTTCGGGGACGAGGACCGGATCGTCGAGGTCCTCGTCAATCTCATGGCCAACGCGATCCGCTTCACCCCGACCGGCGGCACGGTCGCCGTGCGGCTTCAGGACGCCGGACCCGAGATGCGGCTCGAGGTGGAGGATACCGGGGTCGGCATCCCGGCCGACGCGCTGCCATTCGTCTTCGACCGGTACCGGCAGGCTCACTCCGGCCGCGGGGGCACCGGGCTCGGCCTCGCCATCGTCCGGGGCGTGGTCGAAGCGCACGGCGGACGGGTCGGCGTGGAGTCGGAGGAAGGCAAGGGCTGCCGCTTCACCGTCATGCTCCCCCGGCACGCCGCCAGCAGCGTGCCGGGGGAGGGGCCGGGACACCCATGA
- a CDS encoding amidase, whose protein sequence is MDLPYLGIADLGPRLNRRELSPVELCRALLARCEALEPRLNAFITLAPDRILAEARAVEQELTAGRSRGPLHGVPIAVKDLCRTAGERTTGGSKVLADSVPAEDASVVARLRAAGAIVFGKTNTPEFAYGPLNEYHYGPSRNPWDLDRFTGGSSMGAAAALAAGLVPGAIGSDTGGSIRGPAHWSGVTGLKPTYGRVPLRGVIPLATSLDHVGPMARSAEDAALLLGAIAGYDPADPTSAEVAVPAYMAELGRPVRGLRVGVPRPYFWDALPADIARAVEAALDGLRGLGLVQVDVAIPEWPAAADASHVLVRCEAAAEYRAVLAERAADLIPQVRERLEAGAATPAPDYVDALRAAGRLRTALGPLFRRVDLLALPGRDQPAPRMDAGGKLLEPLSKRNYMAPFNLVGLPALTIPCGFDPGGLPIGLQLAGRAWGEGTLFAVAHAYQQVTDWHRRRPILPAVESARAGVRVSGGAGRPRPSR, encoded by the coding sequence ATGGACCTCCCCTACCTCGGCATCGCGGACCTCGGGCCGCGCCTCAACCGGAGGGAGCTCTCGCCCGTCGAGCTGTGCCGCGCGCTCCTGGCGCGCTGCGAGGCTCTCGAGCCGCGTCTCAACGCCTTCATCACGCTCGCCCCCGACCGTATCCTGGCGGAGGCGCGAGCCGTGGAGCAGGAGCTGACAGCGGGGCGAAGCCGGGGTCCGCTCCACGGGGTGCCGATCGCCGTCAAGGATCTCTGCCGGACGGCCGGCGAGCGGACGACCGGGGGCTCGAAGGTGCTCGCCGACTCCGTCCCCGCCGAGGACGCGAGCGTGGTCGCGCGACTCCGGGCGGCGGGGGCCATCGTCTTCGGGAAGACGAACACGCCCGAGTTCGCCTACGGTCCGCTCAACGAGTATCACTACGGGCCCTCCCGCAACCCGTGGGACCTCGATCGTTTCACCGGCGGGTCGAGCATGGGGGCGGCGGCGGCCCTGGCGGCCGGGCTCGTCCCCGGCGCGATCGGCAGCGACACCGGGGGCTCGATCCGCGGCCCGGCCCACTGGTCGGGAGTCACCGGGCTCAAGCCCACGTATGGCCGGGTGCCGCTGCGCGGCGTGATCCCCCTGGCCACGTCGCTCGACCACGTCGGGCCCATGGCCCGCTCGGCCGAGGACGCGGCGCTGCTCCTCGGCGCCATCGCCGGCTACGATCCGGCCGATCCGACGTCGGCCGAGGTGGCGGTGCCCGCCTACATGGCCGAGCTCGGCCGGCCGGTCCGCGGGCTCCGGGTCGGCGTGCCGCGCCCCTATTTCTGGGACGCGCTGCCCGCCGACATCGCCCGGGCGGTGGAGGCGGCGCTCGACGGTCTGCGGGGACTCGGTCTCGTTCAGGTCGACGTGGCGATTCCCGAGTGGCCGGCCGCCGCCGACGCCAGCCACGTCCTCGTCCGGTGCGAGGCTGCGGCCGAATACCGCGCGGTGCTCGCGGAGCGCGCCGCCGACCTGATCCCCCAGGTCCGCGAGCGCCTCGAGGCGGGCGCGGCCACCCCGGCGCCCGACTACGTCGACGCGCTGCGAGCCGCCGGACGCCTGCGCACGGCGCTGGGGCCGCTCTTCCGGCGGGTCGACCTTCTCGCCCTGCCGGGCCGCGATCAGCCCGCCCCGCGGATGGACGCGGGTGGAAAGCTCCTCGAGCCCTTGTCGAAGCGGAACTACATGGCCCCCTTCAATCTGGTGGGGCTGCCGGCGCTCACCATCCCGTGCGGCTTCGACCCCGGGGGCCTTCCGATCGGGCTTCAGCTCGCCGGGCGCGCCTGGGGGGAAGGCACGCTCTTCGCCGTGGCCCACGCCTACCAGCAGGTCACGGACTGGCATCGGCGCCGTCCGATCCTGCCGGCGGTCGAATCGGCTCGGGCCGGAGTCCGCGTGTCAGGGGGCGCCGGGCGGCCGCGCCCGTCTCGCTGA
- a CDS encoding SDR family oxidoreductase: MSARAMAVRERGGGMKLKDKVAIVTGAGSGIGRASALLFAREGARVAVVDLRDDAAKDAAQEIEGGGGQALAIRADVSRAADTEAAVNQAVARWGRLDIVYANAGVPQWPTSVENVDEATFDRIMAVNVKGVFLAAKYAAPIMKRQRSGVILITASTSAVRPRPRVQCYSASKGAVITLTKSLALELAPFGIRVLAVAPVATDTPMLPTFMGKQAIDDEGRARYVATIPLGRLNTPEDIARTALFLVSDDAAMLTGTCVEIDGGRCI; this comes from the coding sequence GTGAGCGCACGGGCGATGGCCGTGCGCGAGAGGGGTGGCGGGATGAAGCTCAAGGACAAGGTCGCGATCGTGACCGGTGCCGGCTCGGGTATCGGGCGCGCCTCCGCCCTGCTCTTCGCTCGCGAGGGCGCCAGGGTCGCCGTGGTGGATCTCCGCGACGACGCCGCCAAGGACGCGGCCCAGGAGATCGAGGGCGGGGGAGGCCAGGCTCTGGCGATCAGGGCCGACGTCTCCCGGGCCGCCGACACCGAGGCGGCCGTCAATCAGGCGGTCGCCCGATGGGGGCGGCTCGACATCGTCTACGCCAACGCCGGGGTGCCGCAGTGGCCTACCAGCGTGGAGAACGTGGACGAGGCCACGTTCGACCGGATCATGGCGGTCAACGTCAAGGGCGTCTTCCTCGCCGCCAAGTACGCGGCGCCGATCATGAAGCGGCAGCGGAGCGGGGTCATCCTCATCACGGCGTCGACCTCCGCCGTCCGGCCGCGCCCGCGGGTCCAGTGCTACTCGGCCTCCAAGGGGGCGGTGATCACCCTGACCAAGAGTCTGGCCCTCGAGCTGGCGCCCTTCGGCATCCGGGTCCTGGCCGTCGCGCCGGTGGCGACCGACACCCCGATGCTGCCGACCTTCATGGGCAAGCAGGCCATCGACGACGAAGGCCGCGCGCGCTACGTCGCGACGATTCCCCTCGGGCGTCTCAACACGCCGGAGGACATCGCCCGGACCGCCCTGTTCCTGGTCTCCGATGATGCCGCCATGCTCACCGGCACCTGCGTCGAGATCGACGGCGGCCGGTGCATCTGA
- a CDS encoding response regulator has protein sequence MAKSILIIDNDASLVAFLAFLFEEQGFTVYTALDGDEGVTLAARHKPSVIISDMMMGHMHGFEVLQRIRSDPELNRTVVIAMSAKSFKPDIDRARELGATEYVVKPFKTEELVALVAHHLSAPGLE, from the coding sequence GTGGCCAAGTCGATCCTCATCATCGACAACGACGCGAGCCTGGTCGCGTTCCTGGCCTTTCTCTTCGAGGAGCAGGGGTTCACCGTCTACACGGCGCTCGACGGCGACGAGGGCGTCACCCTCGCCGCCCGGCACAAGCCCTCGGTCATCATCTCCGACATGATGATGGGGCACATGCATGGCTTCGAGGTCTTGCAGCGGATCCGCTCGGACCCCGAGCTCAACCGGACCGTGGTGATCGCGATGTCCGCGAAGTCCTTCAAGCCCGACATCGACCGGGCCCGTGAGCTGGGGGCGACCGAGTACGTCGTCAAGCCGTTCAAGACCGAGGAGCTCGTGGCCCTCGTCGCGCACCACCTCTCGGCACCAGGGCTCGAGTAG
- a CDS encoding peptidase U32 family protein, giving the protein MAILLAPAGSPEALNATLEAGADAVYVGLKGWSRGGARGELDWDELAGAVRLAATRGAEIQVALNTIPKPRERAALLAEIPRVARMGVRTLIVNDIGILDTLRRRFPELALTASIGCGAQTAADVAFLAEIGAAAVVLPGTLDSDEAAACVAVGGVTIEIMLHMVEEFVLLGKCSMPSYVHLRPTAMPGGLPEATRQTGSMKRGGVGACFRICQQPWVLEDGAGRRETQMFPSRQLARLPEVAGYVAAGVGVLKLQGRSLPPERLGPLVGRYRRALDAAQAGEPAPEQPSLGLPPSWTVVGR; this is encoded by the coding sequence ATGGCCATCCTGCTGGCGCCTGCCGGTAGCCCCGAAGCCCTGAACGCCACGCTCGAGGCGGGCGCGGACGCCGTCTACGTCGGCCTCAAAGGCTGGAGCCGCGGCGGCGCCCGGGGAGAGCTCGACTGGGACGAGCTGGCCGGTGCGGTCCGCCTGGCCGCGACCCGTGGCGCCGAGATCCAGGTCGCGCTGAACACGATCCCGAAGCCCCGCGAGCGGGCGGCCCTGCTGGCCGAGATCCCGCGCGTCGCCCGGATGGGGGTCCGCACGCTCATCGTCAACGACATCGGGATCCTCGACACCCTGCGCCGGCGCTTTCCGGAGCTCGCCCTCACGGCCAGCATCGGGTGCGGAGCCCAGACGGCGGCCGACGTCGCCTTCCTCGCGGAGATCGGCGCCGCCGCCGTGGTGCTGCCCGGGACCCTCGACTCCGACGAGGCCGCTGCCTGCGTGGCGGTGGGCGGCGTCACCATCGAGATCATGCTGCACATGGTCGAAGAGTTCGTGCTCCTCGGGAAGTGCTCGATGCCGAGCTACGTCCACCTCAGGCCGACGGCGATGCCCGGTGGCCTCCCCGAGGCCACGCGGCAGACCGGCAGCATGAAGCGAGGCGGCGTGGGCGCCTGCTTCCGGATCTGCCAGCAGCCGTGGGTGCTGGAGGACGGCGCCGGGCGGCGCGAGACCCAGATGTTCCCGAGCCGGCAGCTCGCGCGACTGCCGGAGGTCGCCGGCTACGTGGCGGCCGGCGTCGGCGTCCTGAAGCTCCAGGGCCGGAGCCTGCCTCCCGAGCGGCTGGGGCCGCTGGTCGGACGCTACCGCCGCGCGCTCGACGCCGCTCAGGCCGGTGAGCCGGCACCCGAACAGCCGAGCCTCGGCCTGCCGCCCTCATGGACCGTGGTGGGCCGGTAG
- a CDS encoding peptidase U32 family protein — MTATFELNTSVSNLRHLAASDLAPYDAVYLGNIYCRAYEGNLLERPVELQDAIRFVRDRGKRPYLTTYAAPRTDGLAALRRALEVAAAEGVEAVEVHSLGLLKLVHDAFPGLAIHVGSFGNVYTDAGVEVLKAFGVRRITPSHELTLDETDEIARDTGLSAELLVHGKMPLGVSEFCFLLDYEAKWDARCPDLCQQDVFLRREDWGLKSVGKGILSGRDVCMLEHLPRLVSRGHRHFRIEAASESPAYRQGVAAVYREALTRALAGEYAIEPAWWRTLRAHARLGFCNGFYFGKSGMQYLSA, encoded by the coding sequence GTGACGGCGACCTTCGAGCTCAACACCTCCGTCTCGAACCTCCGGCATCTCGCCGCGTCCGACCTCGCGCCCTACGACGCCGTCTATCTCGGGAACATCTACTGCCGCGCCTACGAGGGGAACCTCCTGGAGCGGCCCGTCGAGCTGCAGGACGCGATCCGGTTCGTCCGCGACCGGGGGAAGCGTCCGTACCTCACGACCTACGCGGCGCCGCGAACCGACGGCCTGGCCGCCCTCCGCCGGGCGCTGGAGGTCGCGGCAGCCGAGGGCGTCGAGGCCGTCGAGGTCCACAGCCTCGGTCTCCTCAAGCTGGTCCACGACGCCTTCCCCGGCCTGGCGATCCACGTGGGCAGCTTCGGCAACGTGTACACGGATGCCGGGGTCGAAGTGCTCAAGGCGTTCGGCGTGCGCCGAATCACGCCGAGCCACGAGCTGACGCTCGACGAGACCGACGAGATCGCGCGCGATACGGGCCTGTCCGCCGAGCTCCTGGTCCATGGCAAGATGCCGCTCGGCGTCTCGGAGTTCTGCTTCTTGCTCGACTACGAGGCGAAATGGGATGCCCGGTGCCCGGATCTCTGCCAGCAAGACGTCTTCCTGCGGAGAGAGGACTGGGGCCTGAAGTCCGTGGGCAAGGGGATCCTGAGCGGGCGGGACGTCTGCATGCTGGAGCACCTCCCGCGGCTCGTGAGCCGGGGCCATCGCCACTTCCGGATCGAGGCGGCGTCGGAGAGCCCGGCCTATCGCCAGGGAGTCGCCGCCGTCTATCGCGAGGCCCTCACGCGGGCACTGGCCGGAGAGTACGCCATCGAGCCCGCCTGGTGGCGCACGCTGCGCGCCCACGCCCGACTCGGGTTCTGTAACGGCTTCTACTTCGGCAAGAGCGGGATGCAATACCTGAGCGCCTGA
- a CDS encoding radical SAM protein codes for MLQFQYAMPKHVYLQTYGCQMNERDSEEILGLLTAQGYALAEREDDADVILLNTCSVREHAEERAFGKMGAMQRLKQTRPDLVLGILGCMAKAQREEIFRRLPQVDLVAGPAEIYDLPDLLARVAEKRQRPGPAAVGGAQVMAIDRKVRPLDMRPPGDFRRGGATAFVTIMEGCDKKCAYCIVPTTRGQEVSRSLPEILEEVQQLARTGYKQVTLLGQNVNSYGKRFPDGSGYQGPGMRRRLLALAGEREPADPGVADPDGERPRLIDFTVLLRQIDARTSIDRVKFTTSHPFDAHEELFHAMAECRSVCEFLHLPVQSGSNPVLKAMRRGYTVESYLAKVGCLREVVPGVALSTDIIVGFPGETDEDFEATRALMARVEYDSAFIFKYSPRPGTEAARGPDDVPRTVKEARHRELLGLQTEISRRKLERWVGREVEVLIEERNRRGQLAGHTRGHVNAVCDGPDAYLGELVAVRVQRITATTLIADPLP; via the coding sequence GTGCTACAATTCCAGTACGCGATGCCGAAGCACGTCTACCTCCAGACCTACGGCTGCCAGATGAACGAGCGGGATTCCGAGGAGATCCTCGGCCTGCTGACGGCGCAGGGCTATGCGCTCGCCGAGCGCGAGGACGACGCCGACGTGATCCTCCTCAATACCTGCTCGGTGCGGGAGCATGCCGAGGAGCGCGCCTTCGGGAAGATGGGCGCGATGCAGCGGCTCAAGCAGACGAGGCCCGACCTCGTGCTCGGGATCCTCGGCTGCATGGCGAAAGCTCAGCGCGAGGAGATCTTCCGGCGGCTCCCCCAGGTCGACCTCGTGGCCGGCCCGGCCGAGATCTACGATCTGCCCGATCTCCTGGCCCGGGTCGCCGAGAAGCGGCAGCGCCCCGGGCCGGCGGCGGTGGGCGGCGCCCAGGTCATGGCCATCGACCGGAAGGTCCGGCCTCTCGACATGCGGCCACCGGGGGACTTCCGCCGGGGCGGCGCCACCGCGTTTGTCACGATCATGGAGGGCTGCGACAAGAAGTGCGCCTACTGCATCGTGCCGACGACCCGAGGCCAGGAGGTCTCGCGTTCGCTGCCGGAGATCCTCGAGGAGGTGCAGCAGCTCGCTCGCACCGGGTACAAGCAGGTCACCCTTCTCGGACAGAACGTGAACTCGTACGGCAAGCGCTTCCCGGATGGCTCGGGATACCAGGGCCCGGGGATGCGGCGCCGACTGCTCGCGCTGGCCGGCGAGCGGGAACCCGCCGACCCGGGCGTGGCGGATCCGGACGGCGAGCGGCCACGGCTGATCGATTTCACCGTCCTCCTCCGGCAGATCGACGCCAGGACATCGATCGACCGCGTGAAGTTCACGACGAGCCACCCGTTCGATGCGCATGAGGAGCTCTTCCACGCGATGGCCGAGTGCCGGTCGGTCTGCGAGTTCCTGCACCTGCCCGTGCAGTCTGGCTCGAACCCGGTGCTCAAGGCGATGCGCCGAGGGTACACCGTGGAGTCCTACCTGGCCAAGGTGGGCTGCCTGCGCGAGGTGGTTCCCGGGGTCGCGCTCTCCACCGACATCATCGTCGGCTTTCCCGGCGAGACCGACGAAGACTTCGAGGCGACGCGGGCGCTGATGGCCCGGGTCGAGTACGACAGCGCGTTCATCTTCAAGTACTCACCGCGGCCGGGCACCGAGGCGGCCCGGGGCCCGGACGACGTCCCGCGGACGGTGAAGGAGGCGCGCCACCGAGAGCTCCTCGGGCTCCAGACGGAGATTTCCCGCCGCAAGCTCGAGAGATGGGTGGGGCGCGAGGTCGAGGTGCTGATCGAGGAGCGGAACCGGCGCGGCCAGCTCGCCGGTCACACCCGGGGGCACGTGAACGCCGTGTGCGACGGCCCGGACGCCTACCTCGGGGAACTCGTCGCGGTCCGCGTCCAGCGGATCACGGCAACCACCCTGATCGCCGACCCCCTGCCCTAG
- a CDS encoding U32 family peptidase yields MTELLSPGGSLEMVRAAVRAGADSVYVGPLGWSRRDPAYELAHHDVLAALELAHDHGTRLRVALNTDIDPADHADMLRKVEGYAERGVDGFIVRSHDAMRQIHARFPEITIHASVACNIRDRASMEQARAAGATQFVASTALNTYERIAALKHTADEVGIGVELLIHSNRCVTGVGGCKLFDYFAPYFEEQVVQDSDGSRRVRLVGNPDKGGVCYRPCLGNHVPQIAERFPAKVLTYLERSNNEIYHLLEDVPRYLALGVTTLKIQGREYPAPLIAELTRIYRRLIDQTRDGAPDIEGARAALDPVLAERNGCRTATTQRLHERLLGRMAAVGAARTTDWDPHAEEARLRRAEATG; encoded by the coding sequence ATGACCGAGCTATTGTCGCCGGGCGGGTCCCTGGAAATGGTCCGAGCGGCCGTGCGGGCGGGCGCCGACTCCGTCTACGTCGGCCCCCTGGGCTGGAGTCGACGGGACCCGGCCTACGAGCTGGCCCACCATGACGTGCTGGCGGCGCTCGAGCTGGCCCATGACCACGGCACCCGGCTGCGGGTGGCCCTCAACACGGACATCGACCCGGCCGACCACGCCGACATGCTGCGGAAGGTGGAGGGCTATGCCGAACGGGGCGTCGACGGCTTCATCGTGCGCTCTCACGACGCCATGCGCCAGATCCACGCCCGGTTTCCCGAGATCACCATTCACGCCAGCGTCGCGTGCAACATCCGCGATCGAGCGTCGATGGAGCAGGCCCGGGCCGCCGGCGCCACCCAGTTCGTCGCCTCCACCGCCCTGAACACCTACGAGCGCATCGCCGCGCTCAAGCACACCGCGGACGAGGTCGGAATCGGCGTCGAGCTCCTGATCCACTCGAACCGCTGCGTGACCGGGGTCGGGGGCTGCAAGCTCTTCGACTACTTCGCCCCTTACTTCGAGGAGCAGGTCGTGCAGGACTCGGACGGGAGCCGTCGAGTCAGGCTGGTCGGGAACCCCGACAAGGGTGGTGTCTGCTACCGGCCCTGTCTGGGCAACCACGTCCCCCAGATCGCCGAGAGGTTCCCGGCCAAGGTCCTGACCTACCTGGAACGGTCCAACAACGAGATCTACCACTTGCTCGAGGACGTCCCCCGCTACCTCGCGCTCGGGGTGACGACGCTGAAGATCCAGGGACGCGAGTATCCCGCCCCCCTCATCGCGGAGCTGACGCGGATCTACCGCCGTCTCATCGATCAGACCCGCGACGGGGCGCCCGACATCGAAGGAGCGCGGGCGGCGCTCGACCCCGTGCTGGCCGAGCGGAACGGCTGCCGGACTGCGACGACCCAGCGCCTCCACGAGCGCCTCCTCGGCCGGATGGCGGCGGTGGGCGCGGCGCGGACGACCGACTGGGATCCGCACGCCGAGGAGGCGCGCTTGCGGCGCGCCGAGGCGACGGGCTAA
- a CDS encoding MBL fold metallo-hydrolase, which yields MRATFWGTRGSIATPGPATARYGGNTSCVEVRCGENILIFDAGTGVRELGLTLLREFLGNPLTLHLFISHTHWDHIQGFPFFMPAYEATTTLHVYGSPGQGRSLEKLLRGQMDPDYFPVAFGDLESSIHLHEFRGADFHIGDTTVSAMYLNHPGMNLGYRVTRAGKSLVYATDHEPYRSTLPYVGQRGEEGWEYGQVLDEELVKFTAAADLYIGEAQYTDEEYRGRVGWGHSSLSTTVGVALKARVKSLALFHHDPMHSDAIVSDMVDKARRLIAAQRSSLQCVAAAEGDLIEL from the coding sequence ATGAGGGCCACCTTCTGGGGCACGCGCGGCTCCATCGCGACCCCGGGCCCGGCCACCGCCCGATACGGGGGCAACACCTCGTGCGTCGAGGTGCGGTGCGGGGAGAACATTCTGATCTTCGACGCCGGCACCGGCGTCCGGGAGCTCGGCCTCACCCTCCTGCGGGAATTCCTCGGCAACCCCCTGACGCTCCACCTGTTCATCAGCCACACCCACTGGGACCACATTCAGGGATTCCCCTTCTTCATGCCGGCCTACGAGGCCACCACGACGCTTCACGTGTACGGGTCCCCCGGGCAGGGCCGCTCCCTGGAGAAACTCCTCCGCGGCCAGATGGATCCCGACTACTTCCCGGTGGCGTTCGGCGACCTGGAGTCTTCGATCCACCTGCACGAGTTCCGCGGCGCCGACTTCCACATCGGCGACACGACGGTATCCGCCATGTACCTGAACCATCCGGGCATGAACCTCGGCTACCGGGTGACACGGGCCGGCAAGTCGCTCGTCTACGCCACCGATCACGAGCCCTACCGCTCGACCTTGCCGTATGTCGGCCAGCGGGGCGAGGAGGGCTGGGAGTACGGGCAGGTGCTCGATGAGGAGCTCGTGAAGTTCACGGCGGCGGCCGACCTCTACATCGGCGAGGCGCAGTATACCGACGAGGAGTACCGCGGGCGCGTCGGGTGGGGGCACTCGTCGCTGAGCACGACGGTGGGCGTCGCGCTGAAGGCCAGGGTCAAGTCGCTGGCGCTCTTCCATCACGATCCGATGCATTCGGACGCGATCGTGTCGGACATGGTCGACAAGGCGCGGCGGCTCATCGCCGCCCAGCGGTCGTCGCTCCAGTGCGTGGCGGCGGCGGAGGGCGACCTGATCGAGCTGTGA
- a CDS encoding gamma-glutamylcyclotransferase family protein: MTGRTNEKFLYFAYGSNMLSRRLLSRTPSAIAVGVGYTTGRRLTFDKVSSDGSGKCDIEPTANPTDRVYGALFEIVSAEKPALDDAEGLGKGYREARVTVFTSGANREALAYVATAKEPALRPYHWYKALVVAGATEHALPRPYVEWLRTVESKQDPKAKRRAENEALLFGS; encoded by the coding sequence ATGACCGGCAGAACGAACGAGAAGTTCCTCTACTTCGCCTACGGCTCGAACATGCTCTCCCGACGGCTGCTGTCGCGGACCCCTTCTGCGATTGCTGTCGGAGTTGGCTATACGACCGGTCGGCGTCTCACGTTCGATAAGGTGAGCTCCGACGGATCGGGGAAATGTGACATCGAGCCCACGGCGAACCCTACTGATCGTGTCTACGGCGCGCTATTCGAGATTGTGTCCGCTGAGAAGCCGGCGCTCGACGACGCCGAGGGCCTCGGAAAGGGCTATCGCGAAGCGAGAGTCACTGTCTTCACCTCTGGCGCTAACCGCGAGGCGCTCGCGTATGTCGCCACAGCTAAGGAACCTGCCCTGCGTCCCTACCATTGGTACAAGGCTCTTGTAGTTGCCGGGGCGACCGAGCATGCTCTCCCACGGCCGTACGTCGAGTGGCTTAGAACGGTCGAGTCCAAGCAAGATCCGAAGGCAAAGAGGCGTGCCGAGAATGAAGCGCTGCTGTTTGGCAGCTAA